A region of Zerene cesonia ecotype Mississippi unplaced genomic scaffold, Zerene_cesonia_1.1 Zces_u002, whole genome shotgun sequence DNA encodes the following proteins:
- the LOC119838377 gene encoding uncharacterized protein LOC119838377 isoform X1 — translation MFSLSFVITHNLTLIKLYIFFFKNKEIQDIVHTLEIDMQQFYQNNERNKRTVKITRLLTGAFLFFGWITIGNTNVYGIIQDIRWKREVLNYNDSMQKPPRTLPQPIYIPWSYQSNQSYISTFILETVGLLWTGHIVMTIDTFIGSVILHMSNQFVILQEAITTVYDRTVRKVTERIQSDNNEDTSLLLMSHGDDIDLLAAIRSNSRLEDFETSLELAVSNCFRQHQLLIACVEKFAATYSYGFMTQLLSSMAAICVVMVQVSQDASSFKSIRLVTSLAFFAAMIIQLAIQCFTASELTYQAGRVSEAIMQCKWERMPSRLRRMLVIAMVRTQRPLRLTAAGFANMDNNCFLAIMKAAYSYYAVLSQKQV, via the exons ATGTTTAGTCTCTCATTTGTAATAACCCACAACCTTACGCTGATCAagttgtacatatttttctttaagaaTAAAGAGATCCAAGATATTGTTCACACTTTAGAAATAGACATGCAACAGTTCTATCAAAATAATGAACGCAATAAAAGAACTGTAAAGATTACTCGATTATTAACAGGTGCGTTTTTGTTCTTTGGCTGGATAACAATTGgtaatacaaatgtttatggcATAATACAGGATATCCGATGGAAGCGTGAAGtgctaaattataatgattccATGCAAAAGCCACCGAGAACATTACCGCAGCCTATTTACATTCCATGGAGTTATCAATCTAATCAATCATACATTTCAACGTTTATTTTAGAAACTGTAGGTTTACTCTGGACGGGTCATATTGTTATGACAATAGACACATTCATTGGCTCAGTCATATTACATATGAGTAATCAATTCGTTATATTACAAGAAGCAATAACAACTGTTTATGACCGCACTGTGAGGAAAGTTACCGAACGCATACAGAGCGATAATAATGAAGATACatcattgttattaatgtCTCACGGGGATGATATAGATTTGTTAGCGGCTATTAGATCAAATAGTAGGCTAGAAGATTTCGAAACTTCTTTGGAACTTGCTGTTTCAAATTGCTTCCGTCAACACCAGTTATTAATTGC ATGTGTGGAAAAATTTGCCGCAACATATTCCTATGGCTTTATGACACAACTATTATCAAGCATGGCTGCTATTTGCGTAGTAATGGTACAAGTTTCG caAGACGCATCCAGTTTTAAATCCATCCGTTTGGTCACTTCTTTGGCTTTCTTTGCGGCGATGATAATACAGCTGGCAATACAATGTTTCACTGCTAGCGAGTTAACATATCAA GCTGGTCGAGTGTCTGAAGCGATAATGCAGTGTAAATGGGAACGCATGCCGTCGCGCCTCCGACGTATGCTGGTTATAGCCATGGTGAGGACACAACGACCGCTTCGCTTAACTGCCGCCGGCTTCGCTAATATGGACAACAATTGCTTTCTAGCT ATCATGAAAGCTGCATACTCATATTACGCGGTTTTAAGTCAAAAACAAGTTTGA
- the LOC119838377 gene encoding odorant receptor 7a-like isoform X2: protein MSNQFVILQEAITTVYDRTVRKVTERIQSDNNEDTSLLLMSHGDDIDLLAAIRSNSRLEDFETSLELAVSNCFRQHQLLIACVEKFAATYSYGFMTQLLSSMAAICVVMVQVSQDASSFKSIRLVTSLAFFAAMIIQLAIQCFTASELTYQAGRVSEAIMQCKWERMPSRLRRMLVIAMIMKAAYSYYAVLSQKQV from the exons ATGAGTAATCAATTCGTTATATTACAAGAAGCAATAACAACTGTTTATGACCGCACTGTGAGGAAAGTTACCGAACGCATACAGAGCGATAATAATGAAGATACatcattgttattaatgtCTCACGGGGATGATATAGATTTGTTAGCGGCTATTAGATCAAATAGTAGGCTAGAAGATTTCGAAACTTCTTTGGAACTTGCTGTTTCAAATTGCTTCCGTCAACACCAGTTATTAATTGC ATGTGTGGAAAAATTTGCCGCAACATATTCCTATGGCTTTATGACACAACTATTATCAAGCATGGCTGCTATTTGCGTAGTAATGGTACAAGTTTCG caAGACGCATCCAGTTTTAAATCCATCCGTTTGGTCACTTCTTTGGCTTTCTTTGCGGCGATGATAATACAGCTGGCAATACAATGTTTCACTGCTAGCGAGTTAACATATCAA GCTGGTCGAGTGTCTGAAGCGATAATGCAGTGTAAATGGGAACGCATGCCGTCGCGCCTCCGACGTATGCTGGTTATAGCCATG ATCATGAAAGCTGCATACTCATATTACGCGGTTTTAAGTCAAAAACAAGTTTGA
- the LOC119838377 gene encoding uncharacterized protein LOC119838377 isoform X3, translated as MSNQFVILQEAITTVYDRTVRKVTERIQSDNNEDTSLLLMSHGDDIDLLAAIRSNSRLEDFETSLELAVSNCFRQHQLLIACVEKFAATYSYGFMTQLLSSMAAICVVMVQVSAGRVSEAIMQCKWERMPSRLRRMLVIAMVRTQRPLRLTAAGFANMDNNCFLAIMKAAYSYYAVLSQKQV; from the exons ATGAGTAATCAATTCGTTATATTACAAGAAGCAATAACAACTGTTTATGACCGCACTGTGAGGAAAGTTACCGAACGCATACAGAGCGATAATAATGAAGATACatcattgttattaatgtCTCACGGGGATGATATAGATTTGTTAGCGGCTATTAGATCAAATAGTAGGCTAGAAGATTTCGAAACTTCTTTGGAACTTGCTGTTTCAAATTGCTTCCGTCAACACCAGTTATTAATTGC ATGTGTGGAAAAATTTGCCGCAACATATTCCTATGGCTTTATGACACAACTATTATCAAGCATGGCTGCTATTTGCGTAGTAATGGTACAAGTTTCG GCTGGTCGAGTGTCTGAAGCGATAATGCAGTGTAAATGGGAACGCATGCCGTCGCGCCTCCGACGTATGCTGGTTATAGCCATGGTGAGGACACAACGACCGCTTCGCTTAACTGCCGCCGGCTTCGCTAATATGGACAACAATTGCTTTCTAGCT ATCATGAAAGCTGCATACTCATATTACGCGGTTTTAAGTCAAAAACAAGTTTGA